A genomic stretch from Pomacea canaliculata isolate SZHN2017 linkage group LG2, ASM307304v1, whole genome shotgun sequence includes:
- the LOC112557778 gene encoding uncharacterized protein LOC112557778 yields MPVFDTLQATYTYKVYSMQQDCHQHEESCDVVWRSPKVMRFRVRFILNLIVFLALLSLFVVILYQNGSADTVDLSALRSVERYRVPPTSTVNSTINISSSIGSKISSNISSNISSNISSKISVNAITFEDVPGGSDADVRLIILTYMRSGSTFVGELFNIHKEVFYLYEPLWSIQKHYFSGEPVFFFDKDSRVPNTKDFFGEDSMSVDITGAFLNCSFRSIDPRTLTQWTLQKSLTTGSYLRCKANSPGMFGILRCLPILRRTCVNARVTSREDDPLQPETGRKTHESRSQGKGHSPTAGMYPGRLLTVRYEDVAWEPVTSATRLLAFAGLELDEELRQKVWNMTSAGLKDDCVICATRNNSRATAAAWRLKRDFDFFSKVDASCVEIYKLLGYLPLATEAHLRNLSVPFYLESEKTVRVVHFVSTDLPQAVLESCEVVRSPKVMRLQLRFLLRLFLFLALLSLLFVLLYNNAVLNKYFKKKLLLLGNMSGSADTKELSALEPVNVVRNQVPPICASNSTSNTINSSDSVNAITFEDVPGQSKADVRLVILTYMRSGSTFVSEFFNIHKQVFFSFEPEWSIQKRYLSDERVFFFDKDSRVPNTKDFFGEDSMSVDIVRSFLNCTFLSIDPQTLTQWTLNKSLTTRSYLRCKAYFPGMFGILRCLPILRRTCLAARVIVVKTICFGMKQAEKLMKADPKVKIIHLLRDPRATLSSRVAARELALKNMDSFSKDFCKRILQDLNDTQRMKGMYPGRLLTVRYEDVAWEPVTSATRLLAFAGLHLDEELRQTVWNMTSAGLKDDCSFCTTRNNSRATAAAWRLKRDLDFFSKVDASCVEIYKLLGYLPLATEAHLRNLSVPFYLDSEQVRGLW; encoded by the exons ATGCCGGTTTTTGATACATTGCAGgcaacatatacatataaagtgTATAGTATGCAACAGGATTGTCATCAACACGAAG AATCGTGTGACGTGGTGTGGAGGTCACCAAAAGTCATGCGCTTTCGAGTTCGTTTTATTCTAAACCTGATAGTCTTCCTTGCCCTGCtgtctttgtttgttgtcattttgTACCAAAATG GGTCGGCCGACACAGTAGATTTGTCAGCTCTGCGCAGTGTTGAGAGGTACCGAGTCCCACCCACCAGTACCGTCAACAGTAccatcaacatcagcagcagcatagGCAGCAagatcagcagcaacatcagcagcaacatcagcagcaacatcagcagcaagaTCAGCGTCAACGCGATAACTTTTGAGG ACGTACCGGGCGGAAGTGACGCTGACGTCAGACTGATCATTCTCACCTACATGAGGAGCGGCTCGACCTTCGTGGGCGAGTTGTTTAACATCCACAAAGAAGTCTTTTACCTCTACGAGCCGTTGTGGTCTATCCAGAAACACTACTTCAGCGGCGAGCcggtatttttctttgataaggACTCCAG agTTCCAAATACTAAGGACTTCTTTGGTGAAGATTCCATGAGCGTGGATATAACTGGTGCATTTCTCAACTGCAGCTTTCGCAGCATCGACCCACGAACTTTGACCCAGTGGACCTTGCAGAAAAGCCTGACTACTGGGTCTTACTTAAGGTGCAAAGCTAATTCTCCGGGGATGTTCGGGATCCTTCGCTGTTTGCCTATTTTGCGGAGGACATGCGTGAACGCACGAGTGACCAGCCGTGAAGACGATCCGCTTCAGCCTGAAACAGGCAGAAAAACTCATGAAAGTAGATCCCAAGGTAAAGGTCATTCACCTACTGCG GGAATGTACCCAGGACGACTGCTGACGGTGAGGTACGAAGATGTGGCCTGGGAACCCGTCACCTCGGCCACCAGACTCCTGGCCTTCGCGGGCCTTGAGCTGGATGAAGAGCTGCGGCAGAAGGTGTGGAACATGACGTCAGCAGGACTCAAGGACGACTGCGTCATCTGCGCCACTCGCAACAACTCGCGCGCCACTGCTGCCGCCTGGCGGCTGAAACGTGACTTTGACTTCTTCTCGAAGGTGGACGCCAGCTGTGTGGAGATCTACAAGCTCCTGGGCTATCTCCCCTTGGCGACAGAAGCCCACCTGAGGAACCTGAGCGTTCCCTTTTACCTGGAGAGTGAGAAG acagtcagagttgttcattttgtatcgaccgatctgccacaagccgttttgg AGTCGTGTGAAGTAGTCAGGTCACCAAAGGTCATGCGCTTGCAACTTCGTTTTCTTCTGAGACTGTTCCTCTTCCTTGCACTGTTGTCTTTGCTGTTTGTCCTTCTGTACAACAATG CTGTATTGAATAAATACTTCAAGAAGAAACTCTTGCTGCTTGGAAACATGTCAGGGTCGGCGGACACAAAAGAATTGTCAGCTCTGGAACCTGTCAATGTTGTGAGGAACCAAGTTCCACCCATCTGTGCCTCCAACAGCACCAGCAATACCATCAACAGCAGCGACAGCGTCAACGCAATAACGTTTGAGG ACGTACCTGGACAAAGTAAAGCTGACGTCAGACTGGTCATTCTCACCTACATGAGGAGCGGCTCAACATTCGTGAGCGAGTTCTTTAACATCCACAAACAAGTCTTTTTCTCCTTTGAACCGGAGTGGTCTATCCAGAAACGCTACCTCAGCGACGAACGGGTATTTTTCTTTGACAAGGACTCCAG agTTCCAAATACTAAGGACTTCTTTGGTGAAGATTCCATGAGCGTGGACATCGTCAGATCTTTTCTCAACTGTACCTTCCTTAGCATTGACCCACAAACTTTGACCCAGTGGACCTTGAACAAAAGCCTGACTACGAGGTCTTACTTAAGGTGCAAAGCCTACTTTCCGGGAATGTTCGGGATCCTTCGCTGTCTTCCTATCTTGCGGCGGACATGCCTGGCTGCCCGAGTGATTGTCGTAAAAACGATCTGCTTCGGCATGAAACAGGCAGAAAAACTCATGAAAGCAGATCCCAAGGTAAAGATCATTCATCTCCTGCGCGATCCGCGAGCCACCTTGAGCTCGCGTGTGGCGGCGAGAGAGCTTGCGTTGAAAAATATGGACAGCTTCTCGAAAGACTTTTGCAAGCGCATCCTTCAGGATCTTAATGACACGCAGCGCATGAAGGGGATGTACCCAGGACGGTTGCTGACGGTGAGGTACGAAGATGTGGCCTGGGAACCCGTCACCTCGGCCACCAGACTCCTGGCCTTCGCGGGCCTTCACCTGGATGAAGAGCTGCGGCAAACGGTGTGGAACATGACGTCAGCAGGACTCAAGGACGACTGTAGCTTTTGCACCACTCGCAACAACTCGCGCGCCACTGCTGCCGCCTGGCGGCTGAAACGCGACCTTGACTTCTTCTCGAAGGTGGACGCCAGCTGTGTGGAGATCTACAAACTCTTGGGCTATCTCCCCTTGGCGACAGAAGCCCACCTGAGGAACCTGAGCGTTCCCTTTTACCTGGACAGTGAGCAGGTGCGCGGTTTGTGGTAG